The DNA segment tttctaatatcccatccttAGGGAAGAGAGAGTAAATATTCTttaaatttcttgtgtgctaatttggaatatCAAATCCTCAATATCGAAAAAAGTTTCAAGAGATTTATGGATTCAAATACGCttccaaatttagttttgttgttgatttattcttgattatttgacatgatagatcatgatttattaagttttattttacaaatctattatatatatatataggggggGGGAGAAATCTTGGgcaattgagaagaaagaaagatgagatgAGTTTGATTGTAATCTTTCCACAAAGGACAAAACatgagtttcaaaaaaaaattgtattgaaAAAGATTTAATGTATTAACAAACATAACTTTGCTTAAGCAAAGAATGTATTGAAAAATAAACATACGTCGATGTCAAAAATATGCTCTTGTACCCGTTGTACAGCTTTGATTTTAAGCAATGTAACAATCTAGAAATGACATTCGAACGCTGGGTTGCTCTCACATACTTTCAACTAAAAAAATTGACATAATTAGTAACTAAACTTGAATAAAAACAAAGATGCAAATCTCAATTGCAACCGCGGTCTTCTTCCACTAATCTCCCTTCACAATTTTTGGTGCTCTCTCTCATCAGATTTTAAAGCCTCCGCCTGTAAGACTCTCAACGGATAGGACCAAAATTGAAGGAAATCCTCTTCTGCTGCCAATATAATTGAGTGAAGAAGATTCATGCAGCTCTTCCACAATGAAAGGATCATTTTCCTTCTCCTCAATCTTACAATGTCCGTAACATCTTTAGCATACAAGTAATATTTCTTCAAAACTTTTACCACTTTCCATCATCACTTAAAGAATTGCTAGAgacgaaaaaaattaatttcaaggGTTTAATTGATTGTCAACTTCGATTAAGACTTGTAATTTTTTCTTAAGgatttgagaatttttttaacatttaaagaataagaatataaataaattttatacttaaattaaaataaaaatagttcaaCAGGCTTCCCCTGTAAAATCTAGACCATAGGGTTGAACAAAAATTTCAGTTTATCAAATACTTCGACCAAAACTGTTTAAATTGAATTCACTTTATTCCATTTGTTCTaccatttttatttgaaaaaaaaaggatatttaattgaaaataaagttATAGTGGTTATTTTATTCGATTAATTCGACTAAAGAATTTTAACATAATCCAGTGAAGttgattcaaattttcaattgTTCTCATCCGTTTGGTTAATTCTCCAAGTTCATTCAGCCGCCAATTGctcaatgaatcaaaatataGCTAAGCTGAAAAATGAAGATCAGgctacatatattattatataggGAGACTAGACCATATATTCAGATACAATAACATTGTCAATCTAATTGGTTCAAATAAACACAATCCAACACCAAAGAAAAAACCCCTGCCTACCTGCCCCGTAGTTTCCACCAATCTATATTTCAAACCAAAACACTGTTCTAAGTAAACAAGCAACGATCAGCTTCTGTTAGATCTACTTCTTTCCAGCGGCAAACGTGAATCTAGTGTTGACAGTATCTGAGGCATCGACATCCCCCCGGACACAACAATTTCTGCCATGGAACAATGTATGACTTATAATGAGCTTTTAGTTTGAAGCAGGAGATGTTAAAGTAATGCTTTCGCTCTATTTCagttttattcttttcttcttgcaTATATAACCCTCAACGCTACACAATACAGAAATTATGACAACAAAAGAAGATGAATCCCTCACCGATTCCTTCACGGACTGATAGATTTGGTCTGATAACATCATTTGTATTGATGAGGAATATATCACCGATGTAAAGATGATTCGTGGGAACATAGACACAGCATAGCTCTTCTTCACCAGTGTAGCtctacatttttaaaaaaaaataataataaaaacagcATTCTAGATATTGCAATTGCCTGATGAGTCTTATTATATCTTATTCTTCCACTGTGAAAGTTTTAAAATTGTAGTCAAGCAACCAACTATTTAACTGTTTCTAGGCCATAAAAGTAGATAAGGAGATTCACACACACGCCCAAGTAAAAAAGAGTACATAATGAGACAAAAAGAGAGGAGAATATCACTAGCTCCAGGCAAATGATTTTTGTATAGTGGAAAGTCTTTCCCAACAAGAATGCCATGGAAACAAGAACCAAACCACTCGGCAACAAGCAGTCCCAAGGGTTTGTTTGGAAAGACAAACAATTTAGACATGTCTGCCAATAACATTATATGATGCATGATGATCATGAAAtcaagaaaacaagaaaaaaaaacaggGGGAAGCCATGCAGAAATTATAATTTTGGAACAAAAACTTCATTTGCCTACCTGTAGAGAAACAGATGAAGTAATGAACCCAAATGCATATTCACCAATTCGAGGATGCCTTATGATGGCTACTTCCTTGAATGCCTGTGTGTTCTGATCTGAAATAAAATAGAGATATAAAACGTAAAGAGATGTAGAGTAGAGATTGTTGCTAACTGAATCAATTTTAATAATATCACctactaaactaatttattttatggaagaaagacGGAAGAATGCACACCTGGTGATATAGCGGAACTGATCTGCTTGGAGGCATTGTAGATATGACGAACAAATGGCATCCGCTTGATAAACCACTCACCAAGGCCTAGGACAGATGCTCCCAACCATGATGACATGAATACCCCAACCAAGAAGATGAATGTTATAGAAGTTACAAATCCAAGACCTATTAAAGAAGCAAAGGAGAAAACATCCAAGAGGCCTGTTAAGTTAACCAGAATCTTCATACCCTTGAAAGAGACATTCCTAATAAAAAATGACAACTACCAATATTATCAAATGCAGTAAGTGTATTTGCAAAATGCCACTGTTTGAAAACCAATTTAGTAATGTAGTATATAGATATTTAATAAGATATCATGTTAAAGATATATACAACTACATTTCAATAAACTTTGTCCAAGGTTAAAATGTCCTGTGTATACATATAATGGGTGTGGGCGTGTAAGTTTGTCCATTTCACTTCCACACTATCAATGTCTCATTCTTGGAAGTTTTATATGAAGAAAGCCAATAGGCATGTAGGCTGTGGGCATAAAGGAAATTTATGAAAAGATCCCTCCAGTCTAAAAGAATATCATCCAAGCTCTCACAATTATCACAGATACTGTCCACAGTCTCTCAAAAAATGGCAGGACAGAGCAATCCTCGTCATTCAGAAGCCTTGAAGAAAGATAACACAAATTTACAAACTCCAAGATCCCATTAAAGGAGGAAAAGAGTAAAAGATTTAATGAACTATGAAACAAGTTCAAAGGTCTAgataagaaaggaaaagaaaaggttttaaACAGCTACATGAGATGCTCACCAAATATTTCAATGCCAAGTTGAGCATAAATTGGAGAGAAAAAGCCATCCACAAAGTGAATGAACCACCACGTTATGTAGAAAGTGATTGCTATAGGAAACAAAATGACACTGCAAAACAACTATGAATCAGCTACTGCTATAACAGCATGGTGAATGACAACTAAAATTCTATAAGATAAATTCCATTAACATATATTCACCATTAGAAACCAAACCTACAAAGTTTCTGAGTCTATCAAATACAAGTTTAGCAGAAATTCATGATGGTAAGAGCTACAATTTTGGTAAGATGACACTTAAGTAGCAGAGGAAATCCAAGACAACCAACCAATTCTGGAGAATCTTATTAAGATGAAAGGTGGAAACAAAGAAAGGCTAAATGAAGGTGTCAATCTACACAGATTTCATGTAAAAAATATGACAGacgtataaaaaaattatttattaaacttCAGAATTAAAGGCTGGTCAAAAGATTAAACATGCCACCCCCAGTTCACTTCTCAAATGAAGATTTCAGCATATCCCATGAAAGCATTATGAACAAGAAAATTACTATATTGAATAATGGCTAAATAATGCCAAGAAAAAGAGAGTTCAATGCATCCCAACCATTCCACTGGCACTTACTTCTCCAGGCACGTTGTATATGAATTAGCTGAATAATTAGGGAAATCCTTTAAGGGATTTAAATTTATCTCTTATTCCAAGAACAGctccaaaattcaaaaagttaCTATAACCATAATTCAAAGAAAAACAAAGATATTTGGGTTCAATAAGTTGGTGAAAGCATTTTCACTCAAGATCAAGGATGTAAGACAAGAAGGTGAACTAGAGGTATGTGTGGATTATTTCTTTGGTAAGGAGATAATAAAGCACAATGCAAATCATTATGCAGATAACAACTGTACAAATATCCATCATGTCCATAAAGGAGATAAAAAGAATGCTGCTTACCATCCCGTCATGAACTTCTTTGAAGCCCAGCTCCGGAAAACTTTGTAAAAGGTCTGCATAAGACAAAGCTTTTCAgacaattttaaaagataatatacATGTGTCATTACATGAGTACATAGGTATATTTCCTGTACAGGCAAGCGGCTGAAAACATGTTTTTTTACAAGATTTCAGTAGGAACCATAAAAATTTTTCTTAACCTACTCCATCAACCAAAGGAAATAATATTAACAAGTCCCATAAGCGGAAGAGTGACCTCAAAATCAAGCCAAGAATTTAATATCCTAATCCTAAACTTATCTGAGAGCATTTACAAGAGAGATCGAATACAAAGATATCAGTAATCATATACTCTCCGGTATGGCCTTTAACATCCGTTATACAGCATCTTAAGCTAAAATATAAATCTCGTATACATAAAAACTTACAAAGCCTCTAAGAGAAAAGGCAACAATTGTCACAAATCTCGGAAAAATGGGGGAAAAAGGGAAAACAATTTCCAAGTTTTCAACAGCTCCAGTAAATTATGCGGGAATCCTACAACACAATAGAACAGTTCAATTTCATTGATATTCTAAAATCAATGAATTCTCAATGAAAATCAATACCCAAATTCCTCTCCATTAACGAGCAAACATTCAAACAAAATCGCATTAAGCTCCATAATATAAGCATTAATTTACAGAATGCATTACAACTTTTCCATCAGCAACAAAAACAGCTGCATACCAAGTCAAGTCGAATTCAATCACAAATGTAACgtcaattaacaaaaaaaaaaggacctCGCGGCCGGCGTGACTGGAAGAAGAGGAAGGAGAAGGTTTGGAGGAATCATCGTGGACGGCGTCAGCGACCGGGATCAGAAGCTCCCGATCTCTACTCTCTCTATCCCTACTCGCCATCACGATCATCGATTTCTCATCGCCCATCACCTGGAAACCCCGCTGCTAATCTCCTTCTCAACAATCCCAAAAACCCTAACCTGCTTCCACCCTTTCTCCCAAGTCAccgtttaaaataaaaaaaactatacatTTAAAAGAGAAGAAgctaatttcaattttttggcaATCGAAACGGGGGATAGGGAAAAGAGAGTCTGAAATCCGCTTCCTGTGACAGTATTTGTACTTggtttttgtatttaatttaagtatttatatttatttaagaaaataataattagtAAGGAGATGTTTGGTCACTAATTAAGGGTTTTAAGGAGATAAATAAAGTTTTGTGTTTTctttggtttgctgatattgtcATGTAAATGAGCTGTCGTTGATTATTATTGGGTGCCAGCATTTTGCCTCCATACCCTCCTCTgtaatcctattttattatttatccaaatgaatgatGATGGATTTGGTTGGAATTATTATTTGAGGAAAACAACTCTTGTTAAAATTTGATTCCAATTATcacttcttctcttttttttaagtttaCCAGTTGGCATGGGTTGTATGTGATTTCAtgtatttactttttaaatatattaattaatatttttattatttaaaatatatatttaagatttttttaatttataataaaaatatattcattttaaaaaataattgagaagataaaataaaattttaaaaataatgaaaataaataactGAAACAAattgatagtaaaataataaaataatatacaatattactttgcaaaaaattattattttaataatttattgttTTCTTACATGATATTTCACAATACAATTGTAAACAACATTTAaagttatataaatattatttaaattaaataataaaaatatataatataaaataataataataataataattaaacatctGATGAAAgtcatactttttttttatataatggaAATAAAACCtattaaataatactaaaatatgatttttcaaGTAGTTACTTAGAATTTATTCTAAAGGAAAATGCATTGTTAATGCATATATTTATAATGctaaatattagttttaattgaTAATCAAGCTAAAATAATAAGTGTAGTTTTTATTGATAATTaagctaaaataataaatataatttaatatgtaaatcTAATTAAGTGGTAACAACTATTACATTgataatgaaaatattattagtaaaataattataatttttaatttatattatgttatttttttaagtagaacttttaaaaggtatgattaaattaattaattttagattaatatactatcatattaattaatatttaaataattttacttttactattaTCACATTATAATACTAATAAATAAGTATTTTAGTGTAAATAtagtaatataattaacaatgGCCCTATTTGGCAATTGGTAGATAATTGATTGTATTGACTGGTTTAACCAACTGATtctattaattgtttatttaaaagTGTTTAGTAAAACTAAGCTGAAAGTTTATAtgtgtaaaatgacaaataatGGCATGGtatattttattgttaagtatttatttgtttataatattttattctttattgggttaaattatttaaataaaactctATTATCACgaaattaaaacatttattatggaaattaattagtaatatttttgaaaatttaaataaacaaatttcttaagttccttatttgcaaatattaacctggtagaaattgataaatattaataatgtatcaatataattgtaaactatattTTTAGTATAATTATGTCATGTTCTTAGTATGTAAATTAATGATAATTATGTCAAACTCTGAATAAATTTATCAAGTAAcatatttcaatcaatataaaattgcataagaaatcattttatacaaataaattaaaaataaattaacagtACATAAATATTCAAGAATTAAATACATATCTCATTTCATATATCTTATTAAATTTGAGAGCATATGACAAATAAAGTAATTTGATTAAACTTTCTttctatttataaaataaaaaaaattccaaacccgtgtttatatttttataatagataTTTATAAATGATACATGTATGAATCAACTACAATTAGAATCAAACATCATAGATAACACAAATTCATAATAAGCTTTTATGTCAGGGCACCGCAGAATAATTGGAATTTctcaatattatattttataatataaattaataattttaacttttaaaaagatattaatttttttaaaaaattataaataatacttAAAGAAATTTCTCTAAACAAATAACTAAagttaaaattaaacatttttatttaatatactaTGGTCACATgtcttataaaattattatt comes from the Gossypium hirsutum isolate 1008001.06 chromosome A06, Gossypium_hirsutum_v2.1, whole genome shotgun sequence genome and includes:
- the LOC107901242 gene encoding protein CONTINUOUS VASCULAR RING 1, whose translation is MGDEKSMIVMASRDRESRDRELLIPVADAVHDDSSKPSPSSSSSHAGRETFYKVFRSWASKKFMTGCVILFPIAITFYITWWFIHFVDGFFSPIYAQLGIEIFGLGFVTSITFIFLVGVFMSSWLGASVLGLGEWFIKRMPFVRHIYNASKQISSAISPDQNTQAFKEVAIIRHPRIGEYAFGFITSSVSLQSYTGEEELCCVYVPTNHLYIGDIFLINTNDVIRPNLSVREGIEIVVSGGMSMPQILSTLDSRLPLERSRSNRS